A single Kitasatospora kifunensis DNA region contains:
- a CDS encoding agmatine deiminase family protein, with amino-acid sequence MPAEWLPHVRTFMAWPALEEVWGSQLPAVRQDIANVAKAVAGFEPVVMMARPDQADQAQQLCGSSVEVIELTVDDLWARDTGPTFVTGPQGLAGVDFNFNGWGGKQTHANDSLVARNLLAKYGIRRIQAPVTGEGGAIEVDGEGTLLATESSWVNANRNPGKSREQIEAALKQLLGVEKVIWIQGVAGQDITDCHIDALARFAEPGVVVLHRPAADSPPDVWSQASDQALQVLGSATDAKGRKLRVVELTEPDVTKIQAQGKDFLATYLNFYVVNGGVIAPKFGDQSADDHAAGILTDLHPGRQVVQVSINAVAAGGGGIHCATQQQPELPGASASAS; translated from the coding sequence ATGCCGGCCGAATGGCTCCCGCACGTGCGCACGTTCATGGCCTGGCCGGCGCTGGAGGAGGTGTGGGGGAGCCAGCTGCCGGCGGTTCGTCAGGACATCGCGAACGTGGCGAAGGCCGTGGCCGGGTTCGAGCCCGTGGTGATGATGGCTCGACCCGATCAGGCCGATCAGGCTCAGCAGCTGTGCGGTTCCTCGGTCGAGGTGATCGAGTTGACGGTGGACGACCTGTGGGCCCGGGACACCGGTCCGACGTTCGTCACGGGGCCGCAGGGGCTGGCGGGTGTGGACTTCAACTTCAACGGCTGGGGCGGGAAGCAGACCCATGCCAACGACAGCCTGGTGGCCAGGAACCTTCTCGCCAAGTACGGGATCAGACGGATCCAGGCACCGGTCACCGGCGAGGGCGGGGCCATCGAGGTCGACGGTGAGGGCACGCTGCTGGCCACGGAGAGCTCCTGGGTCAACGCCAATCGGAACCCGGGCAAGTCCCGCGAGCAGATCGAGGCGGCTCTGAAGCAGCTGCTGGGTGTCGAGAAGGTCATCTGGATCCAGGGCGTGGCAGGGCAGGACATCACCGACTGCCACATCGACGCCCTGGCCAGGTTCGCCGAGCCGGGCGTGGTCGTCCTGCACCGGCCGGCGGCGGACAGCCCGCCGGACGTCTGGTCCCAGGCATCCGATCAGGCGCTCCAGGTGCTCGGCTCGGCGACCGACGCGAAGGGGCGCAAGCTTCGGGTCGTCGAGCTGACCGAGCCGGACGTCACCAAGATCCAGGCACAGGGCAAGGACTTCCTCGCGACCTACCTCAACTTCTATGTGGTCAACGGCGGTGTGATCGCGCCGAAGTTCGGCGACCAGAGCGCGGACGACCACGCGGCGGGGATCCTGACCGACCTGCATCCGGGCAGGCAGGTCGTGCAGGTGTCGATCAACGCGGTCGCCGCCGGGGGCGGGGGCATCCACTGCGCGACGCAGCAGCAGCCGGAGCTACCGGGTGCTTCGGCGTCCGCCTCGTGA
- a CDS encoding urease subunit alpha has product MSTTIEPHEYAAVHGPRAGDRVRLGDCGLVVRVESDSQLPGEEFLVGFGKTARDGLHLKAAAVRDTCDVVISNVLVIDAIQGIRKTSIGIRAGRIAAIGRAGNPDTLDGVDVVVGTGTTIVSGEGLIATAGAIDTHVHLMSPRIMEASLASGVTTIIGQEIGPAWGVGVNSPWALRHAFNAFDAWPVNIGFLGRGSSSDPAPLVEALAEGGACGFKVHEDMGAHARALDTALRVAEEHDVQVALHTDGLNECLSVEDTIAVLQGRTIHAFHIEGCGGGHVPNVLKMAGVPNIIGSSTNPTLPFGRDAVAEHYGMIVSVHGLKTDLPGDAAMARDRIRAGTMGAEDVLHDLGVIGITSSDAQGMGRAGETVRRTFAVAAKMKADLGPMAGDGPDDDNARVLRYIAKLTVNPAIAHGLSHEVGSIEVGKLADLVLWRPAFFGAKPQLVLKAGFPAYGVTGDPNAATEACQPLVLGPLFGAHGATAADLSVAFVSRAAAESGSFGRPHDALATRRRRVAVSGTRGIGPADMIRNARLGDVRVDPRNGLVTLDGTPVRSEPAQDVPLSRLYFL; this is encoded by the coding sequence GTGAGCACGACGATCGAACCGCACGAGTACGCCGCTGTGCACGGCCCGCGAGCCGGTGACCGGGTACGCCTCGGTGACTGTGGCCTGGTGGTGCGGGTCGAGTCCGACTCGCAGCTGCCGGGTGAGGAGTTCCTGGTCGGCTTCGGCAAGACCGCCCGCGACGGACTGCACCTCAAGGCCGCAGCCGTCCGCGACACCTGTGACGTGGTGATCAGCAACGTGCTAGTCATCGACGCGATCCAGGGCATCCGCAAGACCTCCATCGGCATCCGCGCAGGGCGGATCGCCGCGATCGGCCGGGCCGGCAACCCGGACACCCTCGACGGGGTCGACGTGGTGGTCGGCACCGGCACGACGATCGTCTCCGGCGAGGGCCTGATCGCCACCGCCGGCGCCATCGACACCCACGTGCACCTGATGTCCCCGCGCATCATGGAGGCCTCCCTCGCCTCCGGTGTCACGACGATCATCGGCCAGGAGATCGGCCCCGCTTGGGGCGTCGGCGTCAACTCCCCCTGGGCGCTGCGCCACGCCTTCAACGCCTTCGACGCCTGGCCGGTCAACATCGGCTTCCTGGGCCGCGGTTCGTCCTCGGACCCCGCGCCGCTCGTCGAAGCGCTCGCCGAGGGCGGCGCCTGCGGCTTCAAGGTGCACGAGGACATGGGCGCGCACGCACGCGCCCTGGACACCGCACTGCGCGTCGCCGAGGAGCACGACGTCCAAGTCGCCCTGCACACCGATGGTCTGAACGAATGCCTCTCCGTCGAGGACACCATCGCCGTCCTTCAGGGCCGCACCATCCACGCCTTCCACATCGAGGGCTGCGGCGGCGGACACGTCCCCAACGTGCTGAAGATGGCCGGTGTCCCGAACATCATCGGCTCCTCCACCAACCCGACCCTCCCCTTCGGCCGGGACGCGGTCGCCGAGCACTACGGCATGATCGTCTCCGTTCACGGGCTGAAGACCGACCTACCGGGCGACGCCGCGATGGCCCGCGATCGCATCCGCGCCGGGACCATGGGCGCCGAGGACGTCCTGCACGACCTCGGCGTCATCGGCATCACCTCCTCCGACGCCCAGGGCATGGGCCGAGCCGGCGAGACCGTGCGCCGCACCTTCGCCGTGGCGGCCAAGATGAAGGCCGATCTCGGGCCCATGGCGGGCGACGGGCCCGACGACGACAACGCCCGCGTCCTGCGCTACATCGCCAAACTCACCGTCAACCCCGCCATCGCGCACGGCCTCTCGCACGAGGTGGGATCGATCGAGGTCGGCAAGCTCGCCGACCTCGTGCTGTGGCGGCCCGCGTTCTTCGGCGCGAAGCCGCAGCTGGTCCTCAAGGCCGGCTTCCCCGCCTACGGCGTGACGGGTGACCCGAACGCGGCCACCGAGGCCTGCCAACCGCTCGTGCTGGGGCCGCTGTTCGGCGCGCACGGCGCGACGGCCGCCGACCTGTCGGTGGCGTTCGTCAGCCGGGCCGCAGCCGAGTCCGGCTCGTTCGGCCGTCCGCACGACGCCCTGGCCACCCGGCGGCGCCGGGTGGCGGTCAGCGGGACCCGGGGCATCGGCCCGGCGGACATGATCCGCAACGCCCGCCTGGGCGACGTCCGGGTCGACCCCCGCAACGGCCTGGTGACCCTGGACGGAACTCCGGTACGGTCCGAGCCCGCGCAGGACGTGCCGCTCAGCCGTCTGTACTTCCTCTGA
- the ureA gene encoding urease subunit gamma produces MQLTPTERDRLLIFTTAELARARRARGLRLNVPEATALIADTVCEAARDGLRLAEAIERARSVLGPQDVLPGVPDLVTEVDVEAVFADGTRLAVVADPFGGGSLGEAAPGAVISGTDTAYMPRPVRTLTVRNTATVPVSVTSHFHFFEANPRLDFDRAGAYGMRLAAPAGASTRFDPGAVVEVALVPVGGARVAIGFAGLVDGPLDAPGAKQQALRRAAACGYLGAHACEREDDQR; encoded by the coding sequence GTGCAGCTGACCCCGACCGAGCGCGACCGGCTGCTGATCTTCACGACCGCCGAACTGGCCCGCGCCCGCCGTGCCCGCGGCCTGCGACTCAACGTGCCCGAGGCCACCGCGCTGATCGCGGACACCGTGTGCGAGGCGGCCCGGGACGGCCTGCGCCTGGCCGAGGCGATCGAGCGCGCCCGCTCCGTGCTCGGCCCGCAGGACGTGCTGCCGGGCGTGCCGGACCTCGTCACCGAGGTCGACGTCGAGGCGGTGTTCGCCGACGGCACCCGGCTGGCGGTGGTCGCCGACCCGTTCGGCGGCGGGAGCCTGGGCGAGGCCGCCCCCGGTGCCGTCATCTCCGGCACCGACACCGCGTACATGCCGCGGCCGGTCCGCACCCTGACGGTCCGCAACACCGCGACCGTGCCGGTGAGCGTGACCTCCCACTTCCACTTCTTCGAGGCCAACCCCCGCCTCGACTTCGACCGCGCCGGCGCCTACGGCATGCGGCTCGCCGCACCCGCGGGAGCCTCCACCCGCTTCGACCCGGGCGCCGTGGTCGAGGTGGCGCTGGTGCCCGTCGGCGGCGCCCGCGTCGCGATCGGCTTCGCCGGGCTGGTCGACGGCCCGCTGGACGCCCCGGGCGCCAAGCAGCAGGCGCTGCGCCGAGCCGCCGCGTGCGGCTACCTCGGAGCCCACGCCTGCGAACGAGAGGACGACCAACGGTGA
- a CDS encoding agmatine deiminase family protein: MSALSRRTVLRSLAGAGVLALGATACTGPDDLENAADPSAAASNTPSQRGTSTGAAPGRKLGAEWEKHARTFMAWPASQDVWGGQLDAVRKDIAGVARAIGGREPVVLLVRPGQEASAKNACGAAVEIFSTPVDDLWARDTVPVFVEEAGKVKGVDFNFSGWGGKQQHANDAGIARAVLAKYGIERIQTPIVAEGGSFESDGQGTLLITESSVVNNNRNPGRSRDQVEAELKKALGVTKVIWLAGVRGKDITDAHVDCLARFAAPGVVFLDQAFPGMPADVWSRSADQARAVLADATDARGKKLKVIEIPQPDPDQITGRGDAFVSSYLNFYIGNKGVYLPLFGDQTADDQAQQLMKDHFPNREIVPIQIDTIASGGGGIHCSTHDQPAG, from the coding sequence CTGTCCGCCCTTTCCCGCCGCACCGTGCTGCGGTCCCTCGCCGGTGCCGGCGTCCTCGCGCTCGGCGCGACGGCCTGCACCGGACCCGACGACCTGGAGAACGCCGCCGACCCCAGCGCGGCGGCCTCCAACACTCCTTCCCAGAGGGGCACTTCGACCGGCGCGGCCCCCGGGCGCAAACTCGGCGCCGAGTGGGAGAAGCACGCGCGCACGTTCATGGCGTGGCCCGCCTCGCAGGACGTCTGGGGCGGGCAACTCGACGCCGTCCGCAAGGACATCGCCGGTGTGGCGCGGGCGATCGGGGGCCGGGAGCCGGTGGTCCTGCTCGTGCGGCCCGGCCAGGAGGCCTCGGCGAAGAACGCCTGCGGGGCAGCCGTCGAGATCTTCTCCACCCCGGTGGACGACCTGTGGGCGCGCGACACCGTGCCCGTGTTCGTCGAGGAGGCCGGAAAGGTCAAGGGCGTCGACTTCAACTTCAGCGGCTGGGGCGGAAAGCAGCAGCACGCGAACGACGCCGGCATCGCCCGCGCGGTCCTGGCGAAGTACGGCATCGAGCGGATTCAGACTCCGATCGTCGCCGAGGGCGGCTCCTTCGAGAGCGACGGGCAGGGCACCCTGCTGATCACCGAAAGCTCGGTGGTCAACAACAACCGCAATCCCGGCCGCAGCCGCGACCAGGTCGAGGCGGAACTGAAGAAGGCCCTGGGCGTCACCAAGGTGATCTGGCTGGCCGGCGTGCGCGGCAAGGACATCACCGACGCGCACGTGGACTGCCTGGCCCGGTTCGCCGCCCCCGGCGTCGTCTTCCTGGACCAGGCCTTCCCCGGCATGCCGGCCGACGTCTGGTCACGCTCGGCCGACCAGGCCAGGGCCGTCCTGGCGGACGCCACCGACGCGAGGGGCAAGAAGCTGAAGGTCATCGAGATCCCGCAGCCCGACCCCGACCAGATCACCGGCCGTGGCGACGCCTTCGTCTCCTCCTACCTGAACTTCTACATCGGCAACAAGGGCGTCTACCTGCCCCTGTTCGGCGACCAGACGGCCGACGACCAGGCGCAGCAGCTCATGAAGGACCACTTCCCGAACCGCGAGATCGTCCCGATCCAGATCGACACCATCGCCTCCGGCGGTGGCGGCATCCACTGCTCCACCCACGACCAGCCGGCCGGGTGA
- a CDS encoding agmatine deiminase family protein, with protein sequence MYDPHPRPPLGDRLFGASPRPRVPMDDVPHTRTWMSWPSRKSVWGRQLRGVQEDIALIARTIARYEPVVMCAPDDYSVEEARLACGPSVYVIGSIPTDDLWMRDIAPVFRRDGRGGLQAIGLNFNGWGRKQVHTDDAYVAENLARLNGLPFIRTDFVGEGGGIETDGDGTVMATESSLVNKNRNRGWSRDDVEAAVLDAYGADKMIWVPGIKGKDITDDHIDVTSRFVRPGLVLVQLPPDGRGDVWARDAREQFDILSAQTDARGRRLEVIRVEGPDTVRSRRSDFVDSYLNFHVVNGAVIAAQFGDGYKDAAARQTLAAAFPGRDVVQLDVDRLMAGGGGIHCSTMQEPVP encoded by the coding sequence ATGTACGACCCGCACCCGCGCCCCCCACTCGGTGACCGCCTCTTCGGCGCCTCGCCGCGACCCCGGGTACCCATGGACGACGTCCCGCACACCCGGACCTGGATGTCCTGGCCGTCACGCAAGTCGGTCTGGGGACGTCAACTACGCGGAGTGCAGGAGGACATCGCACTGATCGCCCGCACGATCGCGCGATACGAGCCCGTGGTCATGTGCGCACCGGACGACTACTCGGTCGAGGAGGCCCGGCTCGCCTGCGGCCCCAGCGTGTACGTGATCGGCTCGATCCCGACGGACGACCTGTGGATGCGCGACATCGCCCCGGTCTTCCGGCGGGACGGTCGCGGCGGGCTCCAGGCCATCGGCCTGAACTTCAACGGCTGGGGCAGGAAGCAGGTCCACACCGACGACGCCTACGTCGCCGAGAACCTCGCCCGCCTGAACGGCCTGCCCTTCATCCGCACCGACTTCGTCGGTGAGGGCGGCGGCATCGAGACCGACGGTGACGGCACCGTCATGGCGACCGAGAGCAGCCTGGTCAACAAGAACCGCAACCGCGGCTGGAGCCGCGACGATGTCGAGGCGGCCGTGCTCGACGCGTACGGCGCGGACAAGATGATCTGGGTGCCCGGCATCAAGGGCAAGGACATCACCGACGACCACATCGACGTCACCTCCCGCTTCGTGCGCCCGGGCCTGGTGCTGGTCCAGCTGCCGCCGGACGGTCGGGGCGACGTCTGGGCGCGGGACGCGCGCGAGCAGTTCGACATCCTGAGCGCGCAGACCGACGCGCGCGGACGCCGGCTGGAGGTCATCCGGGTCGAGGGCCCGGACACCGTCCGCTCGCGACGCTCCGACTTCGTCGACTCCTACCTCAACTTCCACGTCGTCAACGGCGCCGTCATCGCCGCCCAGTTCGGCGACGGCTACAAGGACGCGGCCGCCAGGCAGACCCTGGCAGCGGCCTTCCCCGGCCGTGACGTCGTCCAACTCGATGTCGACCGCCTGATGGCAGGCGGTGGCGGCATCCACTGCTCGACGATGCAGGAACCAGTTCCGTAA
- a CDS encoding TetR/AcrR family transcriptional regulator produces the protein MAGRRTAIMEAAARVIARRGVRGLRVEELAAEAGVSTALIYYHFKDRTGILRQTLEFISDRAERYTRQREAGGEPLSAREELEQALLLELQDTAEVRENSIAWGELRASAVFEPDLREDLARATLVWVQEIAEILGRVQPMGSAVALAGAAERLTALLEGLSVRWLSGCLPLDHARALLTTAIDAEVARLRP, from the coding sequence ATGGCCGGTCGTAGAACAGCAATCATGGAGGCCGCCGCGCGCGTGATCGCGCGGCGCGGGGTCCGCGGTCTTCGCGTGGAGGAACTCGCCGCGGAGGCCGGCGTGTCCACCGCGCTGATCTACTACCACTTCAAGGACCGCACGGGGATCCTTCGCCAGACCCTCGAATTCATCAGCGACCGCGCCGAGCGCTACACCAGGCAGCGCGAAGCGGGCGGCGAACCCCTCAGCGCCCGCGAGGAGTTGGAACAGGCCCTGCTGCTGGAACTCCAGGACACCGCCGAGGTGCGGGAGAACAGCATCGCCTGGGGAGAGCTGCGCGCCAGCGCGGTCTTCGAACCCGACCTGCGCGAGGACCTGGCCCGGGCCACCCTCGTCTGGGTCCAGGAGATCGCCGAGATCCTCGGGCGGGTCCAGCCCATGGGATCGGCGGTGGCGCTGGCCGGCGCGGCCGAGCGGCTGACCGCCCTGCTGGAGGGGTTGAGCGTGCGCTGGCTCAGCGGCTGCCTGCCGCTGGACCACGCCCGAGCCCTGCTGACCACCGCCATCGACGCCGAGGTGGCGCGCCTGCGCCCGTAG
- a CDS encoding TetR/AcrR family transcriptional regulator — MSDRRTEILKAATRVIARRGVRGLRVGELAQEAGVSTSLIYYHFTDRAGILRSTLEFISDRADRYTAEQSPQTRPDDPRADLEQVLLLELQDAPEVRENSTAWGELRASAVFEPDLREDLARATHTWVHEIADLLARADPLGTAPAHAAAAERLTALIEGLSVRWLSGCLPLDHARRLLEGAIDAELAAG, encoded by the coding sequence ATGTCGGACCGTCGGACAGAGATACTCAAGGCAGCCACCCGCGTGATCGCGCGGCGCGGCGTGCGCGGACTGCGCGTTGGCGAGCTGGCGCAGGAGGCGGGGGTGTCGACCTCGCTGATCTACTACCACTTCACCGATCGGGCCGGGATACTGCGCAGCACCCTTGAGTTCATCAGCGACCGCGCCGACCGCTACACCGCGGAGCAGAGTCCCCAGACGCGCCCCGACGACCCCCGCGCCGACCTGGAGCAGGTCCTGCTGCTGGAACTCCAGGACGCCCCCGAGGTGCGGGAGAACAGCACGGCCTGGGGAGAACTGCGCGCCAGCGCGGTCTTCGAACCCGACCTGCGCGAGGACCTGGCGAGGGCCACCCACACCTGGGTCCACGAGATCGCCGACCTGCTCGCCCGCGCCGATCCGCTGGGCACGGCCCCGGCGCACGCGGCCGCCGCGGAGCGGCTGACGGCCCTCATCGAGGGCCTCAGCGTCCGCTGGCTCAGCGGCTGCCTGCCGCTGGACCACGCCCGACGCCTGCTCGAAGGCGCCATCGACGCCGAGCTGGCCGCCGGCTGA